The window GAGGACCATGAATTCGGAAAGCGACTACGCGATGCTGATCGACGGGAAGCGCGTGGCAACGGGGCAGGGCACTTGCGGGGTGACGAACCCCGCGACCGGCGAAGAAATCGCCCGGGTGCCCGATTGCAGCGACGAACAGCTCGACGAGGCCATCGCCGCTGCACGTGCCGCCTTCCCCGCCTGGTCGGCGCTCGACCTGAACGAACGTCGTGCCCGTCTGGTAGCTTTTGCCGAAGCGATTCTTGCCCAGACCGCGCCGCTGGCGCGATTGCTCACACAGGAACAGGGCAAGCCTCTCCACGAGGCAGAGCGCGAGGTCATGGGCTGCGCGGGCTGGCTCAAGGGGGTCTGCGCGCTCGACCTGCCCGAAGAAGTCAACGAGGACAACGAAACCCGCCTCAGTGTGACCCAGCGCGTGCCACTCGGAGTGGTCGGCGCGATCGTGCCGTGGAATTTCCCACTTCTCCTGGCGATGTTCAAGATCGGTCCGGCCCTCGTCACGGGCAATACGATGGTGCTCAAGCCCTCGCCCTTTACGCCTCTCACGACCTTGCGCATGGCCGAGTTGTCGCGCGGGATACTGCCCGACGGGGTGCTCAACGTGATTTGCGGCGAGGACCGCCTCGGTCCGGCCATGACCGCGCATCCGGGGGTCGACAAGATCAGCTTTACCGGCTCCACGGCGACGGGACGACGGGTGATGGGTTCCTCCGCCGCGACGCTTAAGCGCGTGACGCTCGAACTGGGTGGGAACGATGCCGCAATCGTCCTGCCCGATGCCGATGTCGAACGCATCGCCCCGGACCTGTTCTGGGCCGCGTTTCGCAACAACGGACAGATCTGCATCGCCACCAAGCGCCTTTACGTCCACCGCAGCGTCTACGCGCGCCTCAAGGAGGCCCTCGTTGCCTATGCCGGGACGGTGCGTCTCGGCGATGGCACCGAGCAGGGCGTAGGGCTCGGCCCGCTCAACAACAAGCCGCAGTTCGATCGGGTCCGGGACCTACTCGAGGACAGCCGGGCGCAAGGGCATAGCTTTCTGTTCGAGGCGGCCGGCGACGTCCCGGCCAACGGCTATTTCGTTCCCGTGACGCTGATCGACAACCCGCCCGAAGAGGCTCGGATCGTCCAGGAAGAGCAGTTCGGCCCGGTTCTGCCAATCCTCGTCTACGAGGATGTCGAGGAGGCAATCGCGCGCGCCAACGCCAGTGAATACGGCCTTGGCTGTTCGATATGGGGCACCGACGAGGAGGCCGCCGCGGCAGTTGCCGCGCGGATCCAGAGCGGTACGGTATGGATCAACGAGACGCAGTACCTTTCCCCCTTCGCCTCGTTCGGCGGGTGGAAGCAGTCGGGTGTCGGCACCGAGGGCGGGCGCGAAGGGCTAGTGGAATACACCGTACCGCGCACCATCGTCCGCCGCCGGGCATCGGCGTGAGGCACATGATGCGCAACCTTCCCAGGTCCGCGAATCTGGCGCGGCCTCTGCCTGTCATGGCGCGAGGCCTGCCGGCTCTGTTCGCAGTAGGTGCACTGGCAGGCTGCGCAACGTCCGCGCCTTCGGCGACGGATGACGGCGTCGCGCTGGGCAGGGGGGCGCCGTCGGATCATACCGTCTCGGATTGCGCATCCCTGCGGGATCGCGCGCCTGGAGCGCAGGCCATCGCGCTGCCCTCGCGCGGAATTAAGATCGTGGAAGCGCGCCGCATCGAAGAGGGCACCCGGCCGTTCTGCGAAGTAACCGGCGCCGTCGTTTCGGTCCGAGATGGCGATCCGCCTGTGCGTTTCCGCGTCAATCTGCCCGAGGGCTGGAACGGCAAGGCCGTGCAGTTCGGCGGCGGCGGTTTCGATGGAACACTGGTCGGCGCGCAAGGGGCCATCGCCAACGGTCCCGAAGACGCGGCCCCGCTTGCTGCAGGCTATCTGACCTATGGAAGCGACGGGGGCCATACCGGGGCTTCGGGTTTCGACGGTAGTTTCGGCATGAACGAGACCGCGATGCGCAACTACCTGGGCGAGAGCGTCAAGCGCGCGCGCGATGCGGCCCGCGCGGTTGCCGAGCTCTATTATGGCAAGGCACCAGCACGAACCTATTTCATCGGCGGCTCGAAGGGCGGGCACGAGGCCCTCGTCGCCGCGCAGCGGTACGGATCGGACTACGATGGGATCGTCGCCTATTACCCCGCGCAGTTGCTGACGCCTGTCTGGCAGCGGCTGTGGCAGGCGGCTTACGGCAGCCCCGGCCACGCGCTCGACAGCGCGCAGCAGGCCCTCCTCAAAGGTGCGGTGCTGCGCAGTTGCGACGGCCTTGACGGGCTCGAGGACGGCATCGTGGGGAATACGAAGGCGTGCGCCAAGGCGTTTGACGTGACCGGGTTGCTGTGCCCGGAAGGCGGGGCAGAGGGCGCGCCCTGCCTTTCGTCGGGCCAGATCGAGGCGCTGCGCGTGGCGGCAAACCCCGTTCACTTCGATTATGCCTTCGCCCAGGGGATCGCCCAAATGGGGCCGTTCCCGGTTTTCGAGGGCGGCGATCTCGGCGGCTTCTACATGGACCAGAGCGGCAAGGACGGGACGAAGACGGCCTACTACGGCTTCAATTCCGGCGTCATCCGCTACTTCATTACCCGTGATCCCGCTGCCCGCGTGGAGGATTTCGACGAGGCCCGCTGGTCGCAACGGATCCAGGAGCTTTCCAGGATCTGGGATGCGAAGAACCCCGACATCGACGCCTTCCGGGGCCCAGATGGAAAGGATGCGAAGGGTACCCGAAAGGGCAAGCTGATGCTGGTGCAGGGCAGCACCGACATGGCCGTGCCCCCCGCCGAGACCAGCGCCTATTTCCAGAGTCTCGAGGGCCGTTATGGCACCAGTCTGGACAACTTCGTGCGCTACTACCTCGTGCCGGGATTCGGTCATGGACATGGCTCGTTCACGCTCAAGTGGGATGCCCTGGGCGCGCTTGATCGTTGGGTCGAACAGGGCATCGCCCCACAGGACCCGATCGGCACCGATGGCGCGTCCGAAACCAGCGGGCGCAGCCGCCCGCTGTGCCGCTATCCCGCCTACCCACGCTATCTCGGATCGGGCGATCCGCAAGCTGCGGCAAGTTTCGAATGCACGCTTCCCTGACCGGGATGCACGCGCAAAAGGGACCGGACACGGTTCCGCCGGGTGACCTGCAAGAAACGGGCTCCCGAACCAGATGGGAGAGTCAGGCCAATGACGTCATTTGATATTGCGGATACCGTTCTACCCGAGATCTGGGCGAGTCACGCGCGCAATCGCCCGGCCTCCCCTGCGCTCGTATGCGCCGGGGAGGTGGTATCCTGGGGCGACTTCAACGCCCGGATGAACCGTCTCGCCAACGCCCTTCTTGCCAGCGGTGTGGGCAAGGGTGACCGGGTCGCGGTGCTGGCCTCCTCGTCCGTTGCGGCGTGCGTGGCGATGTTCGGTACCGTCAAGTCGGGCGCAGCTATGGTGCCGATTTCCTCGATGCTGGCGGCCGATCAGGTGGCAACGATCCTCAACGATTGCGGCGCCAGCCATGTCCTTTGCACCGCGGACTTACGCCATCTCGTCGATGCCGTCAGGCCACAGCTGACGGCGGTAGTATCTGGCGGATTCGTGGGTCTCGACTTCGCTGAGCCCGAAGGGGCGCATGGAGGCTGGCGCGACTTTGCAGAGTTCAGCGCAGGTGTCGACGAGGCCGAGCCGCCAGTTGTGCTGGGTGCCCATGACGTTTTTTCGATCATGTACAGTTCGGGCACCACCGGCGCGCCGAAAGGGGTGGTCCACCTGCACGGCGCTCGCACCTATTTCGCGCTCTCCAACGGATTCGAGATGGGCTACGCGCCCGGCGCAAGGGGACTGGTGACGACCGCGCTCTATACCGCCGGGACCTGGCTCGTGGTCATGCCCACGCTGCTTGTCGGCGGTACGCTCCACATCCATGCCCGCTACGATGCGCAACGCTATGTAGACGCGCTTGAGGCCGAGGGAATAACCCACACGTTCGCCGTGCCCAGCCAGTTGCGCGCCCTGCTTGACGAGGGACGTCTGGATGGGCGCGCATTCCCCGATCTGCGCGTGCTGCTCTCGGCGGGATCCCCGCTGCGACCTGAGGAAAAGAAGCGGCTGATCGGCCTCATCGGCCGCCGTTTCTATGAACTTTACGGCTTTACCGAAGGCGGATCGACATTGCTGCGCCCCGAGGATCAGGCGGCCAAGCCGACGTCGGTGGGCAAGCCGCTGATGGGGCAGGAACTGGTCATTCTCGACGAAGGGCGTATCTGCGGGCCAGGCGAACCGGGCGAGATTGCAACCCGCGGGCCGGGGCTCCTGCGCGAATACGCGGGGCGCGAAGACGCCACGCGTGCGGCGATCTGGCGCGATGCGGGCGGGCGCAGCTTCGTGCGTTCGGGCGATGTCGGGCAACTCGACGAAGAGGGCTTCCTCTATATCCTCGACCGGAAGAAGGACATGATCATCTCGGGCGGGCTGAACATCTATCCCGCGGATCTGGAGGGCGTGCTGTGCAGCCATCCGGCTGTCGCGGACGTTTGCGTGATCGGCATCGCCCACCCGAAATGGGACGAGACCCCGCTGGGGCTGGTCGTTCTCCATCCCGGCGCGGCTATTGAGGCCGAGGAACTGCGCATCTGGGCCAACGCGCGGCTCGGCAAGCACCAGCGCCTGTCCCATCTCCTGTTGCGCACGGATCTGCCGCGCAACGCGCTGGGCAAGGTGCTCAAGCGCGAACTGCGCATCGAATACACTCAGTGGCGCGAGGCTGCCGTTCCCGGCGCCACCAGCTGACATTCAAGCGAGGAATTTTTCATGGCAGAGGCCTTCATCTACGATCACCTGCGCACGCCGCGCGGCAAGGGCCGTCCGGGCGGCGGCCTGAACGAGATCACGCCGATCGAACTGGCGCGGCAGGTCCTCGCGGGGCTGAGCGCACGTAGCGATCTCGATACGGCGCTGGTCGAGGACGTGATCATGGGCATCGTTACGCCGGTCGGTGAACAGGGCTGCGATATGCCCCGCATCGCCGCACTGCTCGCCGGGTACGACGAGCGGGTCACCGGAATCCAGGTCAACCGTTTCTGCGCTTCCGCGCTGGAATCGGTGAACCTTGCCGCAGCCAAGGTCATCGCAGGCGACGGCATGGCGGTCGTGGCTGGCGGCGTCGAATCGATGAGCCGCGTGCCTATCTTCGGCGATGGCGGTGCCTGCTATAGCGATCCGAGCGCGAACTGGGGCAGTTGGTATATCCCCCAGGGCATCGGCGCGGACACCATCGCGACGATGGAAGGGTTCAGCCGGGAGACGCTCGATACTTACGCGATCGAGAGCCAGACCCGCGCCGCGCATGCCTGGGAAAATGGCTGGTTCGATCGTTCGATCCTGCCCGTGCGCGATGTCCTAGGCGAGGTCGTGCTGGCGCGCGACGAACACGTCCGGGCGGGCACCACGCTTGCCGACCTTGGCAAGCTGGCTCCCGTCTTCGCCGGCATGGGCAAACGTGACGGGCTCGATGCGATCATGCTCCAGCGTTATCCCGAGATCGAGACCATCGCCCATCTCCACACGGCGGGCAATTCGAGCGGCATCGTCGATGGCGCCGCGGCCGTCCTGGTGGGCAACGCCGATTTCGCCGCGGCCAGCGGCCTCAAGCCGCGCGCGCGCATCCGCGCCTTCGCGACCATCGGCACCGAACCTGCGATCATGCTGACCGGACCGGGGCCGGTCTCGCGCAAGGCGCTGGCCCGGGCCGGGATGGAGATTTCGGACATCGATCTGTTTGAGGTCAACGAGGCCTTCGCCAGCGTCGTGCTGCGCTACATGCGCGAAATGGGCATCGAACCCGACCGGGTCAATGTGGCCGGAGGAGCCATCGCCATGGGCCATCCGCTGGGCGCCACGGGCGCGATGATTCTGGGCACGGTCATCGACGAACTGGAGCGCCGCGATCTCAACACTGCTCTCGTCACGCTGTGCGCGGCGGCCGGAATGGCCATCGCCACGATCGTCGAGCGGGTCTGAAAGGAAAGCTGAAATCATGACCACGATCCACACCTCTCTCGACGAGGCGGGCATCGCGCTCTGGCAGGTCGATGTTCCGGGCCACGCGTTCAACGTGCTGACGCCTGAGTTCTTCGAAGATCTAGACCGGGCCATCGACGACGTGGCTGCCAACCCGGCCGTGCGCGGCGTGATCCTCACCTCGGGCAAGGCCTCAGGTTTCATGGCGGGCGCCGATGTCGAGCAGATCCTCGACATGCAGGCCGGTGGGCTGACACCGGCACAAGGCGCCGCCTGGGCAATTGCCAACGGCAGCGTGCTGCGCAAGCTGGAGACCTGCGGCAAGCCGGTCGTCGCCGCGATCAACGGGCTGGCGCTCGGCGGTGGGCTCGAACTGGCGCTGGCCTGCCACCGGCGCGTCCTGCTGGCCCGCGCGGACATTGCGATCGGATTACCCGAAGTGACGCTGGGCCTTCTGCCCGGTGCCGGCGGCACCCAGCGCCTCGCCCGCATGCTCGGCATCGAGAAGGCGCTGCCTCTCCTTCTCGAGGGAAGGCGCCTCGATCCTGCGAAAGCCCATGCGACGGGGATCGTCGAAGACCTGGAGGACAGCGAGGAGGCGCTTCTCGCCCGCGC is drawn from Novosphingobium decolorationis and contains these coding sequences:
- a CDS encoding aldehyde dehydrogenase family protein — protein: MNSESDYAMLIDGKRVATGQGTCGVTNPATGEEIARVPDCSDEQLDEAIAAARAAFPAWSALDLNERRARLVAFAEAILAQTAPLARLLTQEQGKPLHEAEREVMGCAGWLKGVCALDLPEEVNEDNETRLSVTQRVPLGVVGAIVPWNFPLLLAMFKIGPALVTGNTMVLKPSPFTPLTTLRMAELSRGILPDGVLNVICGEDRLGPAMTAHPGVDKISFTGSTATGRRVMGSSAATLKRVTLELGGNDAAIVLPDADVERIAPDLFWAAFRNNGQICIATKRLYVHRSVYARLKEALVAYAGTVRLGDGTEQGVGLGPLNNKPQFDRVRDLLEDSRAQGHSFLFEAAGDVPANGYFVPVTLIDNPPEEARIVQEEQFGPVLPILVYEDVEEAIARANASEYGLGCSIWGTDEEAAAAVAARIQSGTVWINETQYLSPFASFGGWKQSGVGTEGGREGLVEYTVPRTIVRRRASA
- a CDS encoding tannase/feruloyl esterase family alpha/beta hydrolase, with protein sequence MEARRIEEGTRPFCEVTGAVVSVRDGDPPVRFRVNLPEGWNGKAVQFGGGGFDGTLVGAQGAIANGPEDAAPLAAGYLTYGSDGGHTGASGFDGSFGMNETAMRNYLGESVKRARDAARAVAELYYGKAPARTYFIGGSKGGHEALVAAQRYGSDYDGIVAYYPAQLLTPVWQRLWQAAYGSPGHALDSAQQALLKGAVLRSCDGLDGLEDGIVGNTKACAKAFDVTGLLCPEGGAEGAPCLSSGQIEALRVAANPVHFDYAFAQGIAQMGPFPVFEGGDLGGFYMDQSGKDGTKTAYYGFNSGVIRYFITRDPAARVEDFDEARWSQRIQELSRIWDAKNPDIDAFRGPDGKDAKGTRKGKLMLVQGSTDMAVPPAETSAYFQSLEGRYGTSLDNFVRYYLVPGFGHGHGSFTLKWDALGALDRWVEQGIAPQDPIGTDGASETSGRSRPLCRYPAYPRYLGSGDPQAAASFECTLP
- a CDS encoding class I adenylate-forming enzyme family protein; the encoded protein is MTSFDIADTVLPEIWASHARNRPASPALVCAGEVVSWGDFNARMNRLANALLASGVGKGDRVAVLASSSVAACVAMFGTVKSGAAMVPISSMLAADQVATILNDCGASHVLCTADLRHLVDAVRPQLTAVVSGGFVGLDFAEPEGAHGGWRDFAEFSAGVDEAEPPVVLGAHDVFSIMYSSGTTGAPKGVVHLHGARTYFALSNGFEMGYAPGARGLVTTALYTAGTWLVVMPTLLVGGTLHIHARYDAQRYVDALEAEGITHTFAVPSQLRALLDEGRLDGRAFPDLRVLLSAGSPLRPEEKKRLIGLIGRRFYELYGFTEGGSTLLRPEDQAAKPTSVGKPLMGQELVILDEGRICGPGEPGEIATRGPGLLREYAGREDATRAAIWRDAGGRSFVRSGDVGQLDEEGFLYILDRKKDMIISGGLNIYPADLEGVLCSHPAVADVCVIGIAHPKWDETPLGLVVLHPGAAIEAEELRIWANARLGKHQRLSHLLLRTDLPRNALGKVLKRELRIEYTQWREAAVPGATS
- a CDS encoding acetyl-CoA C-acetyltransferase; protein product: MAEAFIYDHLRTPRGKGRPGGGLNEITPIELARQVLAGLSARSDLDTALVEDVIMGIVTPVGEQGCDMPRIAALLAGYDERVTGIQVNRFCASALESVNLAAAKVIAGDGMAVVAGGVESMSRVPIFGDGGACYSDPSANWGSWYIPQGIGADTIATMEGFSRETLDTYAIESQTRAAHAWENGWFDRSILPVRDVLGEVVLARDEHVRAGTTLADLGKLAPVFAGMGKRDGLDAIMLQRYPEIETIAHLHTAGNSSGIVDGAAAVLVGNADFAAASGLKPRARIRAFATIGTEPAIMLTGPGPVSRKALARAGMEISDIDLFEVNEAFASVVLRYMREMGIEPDRVNVAGGAIAMGHPLGATGAMILGTVIDELERRDLNTALVTLCAAAGMAIATIVERV